In one Alnus glutinosa chromosome 12, dhAlnGlut1.1, whole genome shotgun sequence genomic region, the following are encoded:
- the LOC133851641 gene encoding uncharacterized protein LOC133851641, translating into MEDTPIEEGETNKDIEVAPALIAVHPVQESVVISVGSDLRVFDLHGGSAVSLVDDSRGPSHKDSIRAICYGAKGKLFVSAGDDKLVKIWSTEPWRCICTVSSEKRVSAVALSNDGLYVCFADKFGVVWVVDLDGFDGNQALDSKKAVPMLSHYCSIITSLEFSPDGRFVVSADRDFKIRVTVFPKKPLDGVHEIQSFCLGHTEFVSCLAFVYTSEYPQGFLVSGSGDSTVRLWDISSGSLLDTYKVEAKAGLLESNGKEEECNSAVTNLCTIPDGTLIAVAIQSLQGIVLLSCDLSARTLSIAKVVLIKGETFIPTSLSTSSSGLLWMVSGVSNLHGFDRPSLARVRVISGFRESSVCSPEHEPPTVLEDDEIPGGDKLLEKLQGSLTVEEKVFLAAAEAVKTAMSNLLVKKHYSAEKRELRKRTRNDRKIKQ; encoded by the exons ATGGAGGACACCCCAATCGAAGAGGGAGAAACCAACAAAGATATCGAGGTAGCTCCGGCCCTTATCGCCGTTCACCCGGTACAGGAATCCGTAGTTATCTCCGTCGGGTCGGACCTTCGCGTCTTCGACCTTCA tggAGGTAGTGCAGTTTCTTTAGTGGACGATTCACGTGGGCCGTCTCATAAGGATTCAATAAGAGCTATTTGTTATGGTGCAAAAGGGAAGCTCTTTGTATCTGCAGGCGATGATAAACTTGTCAAGATATGGTCCACGGAGCCTTGGCGCTGCATTTGTACTGT GTCCTCCGAGAAAAGAGTAAGCGCAGTTGCACTGAGCAATGACGGTTTGTATGTCTGTTTTGCTGACAAATTTGGGGTTGTTTGGGTCGTGGACCTGGATGGATTTGATGGAAATCAAGCTTTAGACAGTAAGAAGGCAGTACCAATGCTTTCTCACTACTGTAGCATCATCACTAGCCTG GAATTTTCACCAGATGGGAGGTTTGTTGTTAGTGCTGATCGGGATTTCAAAATTCGC GTTACTGTGTTTCCTAAGAAGCCTTTGGATGGAGTTCATGAGATTCAAAGTTTTTGCCTTGGTCATACCGA ATTTGTGTCCTGCCTTGCTTTTGTTTATACCTCAGAGTACCCCCAGGGGTTCCTCGTTTCTGGAAGTGGTGATTCAACA GTTAGATTATGGGATATTTCCTCTGGATCTCTCCTTGATACTTATAAAGTTGAAGCAAAG GCAGGGCTTTTAGAGTCTAATGGGAAAGAGGAGGAGTGCAATTCTGCTGTTACCAATCTGTGCACCATCCCAGATGGTACACTTATTGCAGTGGCCATTCAAAG CTTGCAAGGAATAGTGTTGTTGAGCTGTGACCTTTCTGCACGAACTCTTTCGATTGCAAAG GTGGTTTTAATCAAGGGCGAGACCTTCATTCCTACAAGCCTAAGCACTAGCTCTTCAGGATTATTGTGGATGGTGTCAGGTGTCTCTAACTTGCATGGTTTCGATCGCCCTTCTTTGGCCCGTGTGAGGGTTATCTCAGGGTTTAGGGAAAGCAGTGTCTGTTCCCCAGAGCATGAACCACCGACTGTCTTGGAAGATGATGAGATTCCTGGTGGCGACAAACTGCTCGAGAAGTTGCAGGGAAGTTTGACAGTTGAGGAAAAGGTTTTCCTGGCGGCTGCTGAAGCAGTGAAAACAGCAATGAGCAATTTGTTAGTTAAAAAACATTACTCTGCAGAGAAACGGGAACTTCGAAAGAGAACCAGAAATGatagaaaaatcaaacagtGA